The Mercurialis annua linkage group LG2, ddMerAnnu1.2, whole genome shotgun sequence genome contains a region encoding:
- the LOC126668281 gene encoding telomere repeat-binding factor 4, which yields MGNPKQKWTAEEEEALRAGIAKHGTGKWKNIQKDPEFNPYLFSRSNIDLKDKWRNLSVSAGGPGPREKSRTPKPKSDGPVNALAVVVSPSPVSSLQATTTTTSADVSPVRDADPMVLDDSTKNNADSKTAPKYNAMIFEAISVLNKQHGADTSAIVGYIEQRQVVPQNFRRQLSSRLRRLVAQEKLEKVQNCFKIKNSPSLDLQTPTPKPKDIRPRPLQSSSVINSSETLDEAAVAAAYRIAEAENKSFVAAEAVKEVERVSKMAEDTDSILQLAKDIFEKCSQDEVVLIA from the exons ATGGGAAATCCAAAGCAAAAATGGACAGCCGAGGAAGAAGAAGCGTTAAGAGCCGGTATAGCCAAACACGGTACCGGTAAATggaaaaatatacaaaaagacCCTGAATTTAATCCCTACTTATTCTCCCGCTCCAATATCGATCttaag GATAAATGGAGGAATTTGAGTGTGAGTGCAGGTGGTCCAGGTCCCAGGGAAAAATCAAGAACACCAAAACCAAAATCTGATGGTCCTGTTAATGCTCTTGCTGTTGTTGTTTCTCCTAGTCCAGTCTCCAGTTTACAagctactactactactacaaGTGCTGATGTTTCTCCGGTTCGGGATGCTGATCCTATGGTTTTAGATGATTCCACTAAAAATAATGCTGACTCTAAAACTGCTCCCAA GTACAATGCGATGATTTTTGAAGCGATTTCTGTTTTGAATAAACAACATGGAGCAGATACTTCGGCTATCGTTGGCTACATTGAG CAAAGACAAGTTGTGCCACAGAATTTTAGAAGGCAATTAAGCTCTAGGTTAAGAAGGTTGGTTGCGCAGGAAAAACTTGAGAAG GTCCAAAActgttttaaaataaagaatagTCCCTCTTTGGATTTACAAACTCCTACTCCGAAACCAAAAGATATCCGGCCCAGGCCTTTGCAGAGCAGCAGTGTTATTAATTCTAGTGAGACATTGGACGAAGCAGCGGTGGCTGCTGCTTACAGGATAGCTGAAGCAGAAAACAAATCATTTGTGGCAGCGGAGGCAGTTAAGGAGGTGGAGAGGGTTTCAAAAATGGCTGAGGACACGGATTCAATACTACAACTAGCCAAAGACATATTCGAGAAAT GTTCACAGGATGAGGTCGTGCTTATTGCTTAG
- the LOC126668279 gene encoding lycopene epsilon cyclase, chloroplastic: MECLGARNFAAMAVFSCPTRRRTVRRTRNTVSFRRKRCCFYKVRASSDSCVVIKEEFADEEDYIKAGGSELVFVQMQQKKSMDKQSKLSDKLRPIPTGDDDVLDLVVIGCGPAGLALAAESAKLGLNVGLIGPDLPFTNNYGVWEDEFKDLGLEGCIEHVWRDTIVYLDDDDPVLIGRAYGRVSRHLLHEELLRRCVESGVSYLSSKVERITEAAHGHRLVACEHDMVVSCRLATVASGAASGKLLQYEVGGPRVSVQTAYGVEVEVESIPYDPSLMVFMDYRDYSKHKVSSLEAEYPTFLYAMPMSPTRVFFEETCLASKHAMPFDLLKGKLMSRLETMGIRILKTYEEEWSYIPVGGSLPNTEQKNLAFGAAASMVHPATGYSVVRSLSEAPNYASVIANILKQHQAMGKLTSRSNAISMQAWNTLWPQERKRQRAFFLFGLALIIQLDIEGIRTFFRTFFRLPCWMWRGFLGSSLSSADLVLFSLYMFVIAPNDLRMSLVKHLMSDPTGATMIRTYLTL, encoded by the exons ATGGAGTGTTTAGGAGCTAGAAACTTTGCTGCAATGGCGGTGTTTTCTTGTCCGACGAGGAGAAGAACAGTCAGAAGAACGAGAAACACGGTGTCGTTTAGAAGAAAACGGTGCTGTTTCTATAAAGTCAGAGCAAGCAGTGATAGTTGTGTAGTTATTAAAGAAGAGTTCGCTGACGAGGAAGATTATATAAAAGCCGGTGGTTCTGAACTTGTTTTTGTCCAAATGCAGCAAAAAAAATCCATGGATAAACAGTCGAAACTTTCCGATAAG TTGAGGCCTATACCTACTGGAGACGATGATGTATTGGATTTGGTAGTGATTGGCTGTGGTCCAGCTGGTTTAGCTCTTGCTGCAGAATCAGCTAAGTTAGGATTAAATGTTGGTCTTATTGGTCCTGATCTTCCTTTTACTAATAATTATGGTGTTTGGGAAGATGAATTTAAAG ATCTCGGACTTGAAGGATGTATTGAGCATGTATGGCGGGATACTATAGTATATCTTGATGACGATGATCCTGTTTTGATTGGTCGTGCTTATGGACGAGTTAGTAGGCATTTGCTTCATGAAGAGTTATTAAGGAG GTGTGTCGAGTCAGGTGTTTCATATCTTAGCTCAAAAGTGGAAAGAATTACAGAAGCAGCCCATGGTCATAGGCTTGTTGCTTGTGAACATGATATGGTGGTTTCTTGCAG GCTTGCTACTGTTGCGTCTGGAGCAGCTTCAGGGAAGCTATTGCAATATGAAGTGGGAGGTCCGCGTGTTTCTGTCCAAACGGCTTATGGTGTGGAGGTTGAG GTGGAAAGCATTCCATATGATCCTAGTCTGATGGTCTTCATGGATTACAGAGACTACAGTAAACATAAAGTCTCCAGTTTAGAAGCTGAATATCCAACATTTCTTTATGCTATGCCCATGTCACCAACAAGAGTTTTCTTTGAG GAAACTTGTTTGGCCTCGAAACATGCTATGCCTTTTGACTTGCTAAAGGGAAAACTGATGTCAAGGTTAGAGACAATGGGGATCCGCATACTAAAAACCTATGAAGAG GAGTGGTCTTATATACCAGTTGGTGGTTCATTGCCTAACACCGAGCAGAAGAACCTTGCATTTGGTGCTGCAGCTAGCATGGTGCATCCAGCCACAG GATATTCTGTAGTCAGATCATTGTCAGAAGCTCCTAATTATGCTTCTGTAATTGCAAATATATTGAAACAACACCAAGCTATGGGCAAGCTTACCAGTAGAAGTAATGCAATCTCAATGCAAG CTTGGAATACTCTTTGGCCGCAAGAAAGGAAACGTCAAAGGGCATTCTTTCTCTTTGGACTAGCGCTTATAATTCAACTGGATATTGAGGGAATTAGGACGTTTTTCCGCACCTTCTTCCGCTTACCCTGCTG GATGTGGCGGGGATTCCTCGGTTCGAGTCTGTCATCAGCTGATCTAGTATTATTTTCATTATATATGTTTGTTATTGCACCAAATGATTTAAGAATGTCCCTTGTTAAGCATCTAATGTCTGATCCAACCGGAGCCACTATGATAAGAACTTATCTCACACTATAA
- the LOC126667622 gene encoding 30S ribosomal protein S9, mitochondrial: MISRLLPRPSQFRLLYNLSSKSQSSNFLVRHFSSDQNDNRNSSSNSHSDSNLWKLSTDEKFDSFFNSDSNVDSLSGIADPPGVGQESWLAEEKSGGGGGNEWLNSDSYKMWSLDEAESEKKTGFDIGQIATDNTNSEIVSTANLENEKSDEQSLEEEEKQLTAILKGPNRAFGDLIAASGITDAMLDSLIALRDFEGVEGLPSLSEIEDIRYEKNTKKSTRAEIERQKQEEVANARVRQVDDKGRAYGTGRRKCSVARVWIEPGDGKFVINDKEFDVYFPMLDHRAALLRPFSETKTLGLWDIKCTVQGGGTTGQVGAIQLGISRAMQNWEPDLRAPLRNVGFLTRDPRAVERKKPGKAKARKSFQWVKR; this comes from the exons ATGATCTCACGTTTGCTTCCAAGACCCTCTCAATTTCGTCTCTTATACAATCTCTCCTCCAAATCACAATCATCCAATTTTCTCGTCAGACATTTTTCCTCCGATCAAAACGACAACAGAAATAGCAGCAGCAACTCACACTCCGACTCCAATTTATGGAAGCTTTCCACTGATGAAAAATTCGATTCGTTTTTCAATTCAGATTCCAATGTAGACAGCCTGTCCGGAATTGCTGATCCTCCAGGGGTTGGACAAGAGTCATGGTTAGCGGAGGAGAAGAGCGGTGGCGGTGGCGGTAATGAGTGGCTGAATTCGGATTCGTATAAGATGTGGAGCTTGGATGAAGCTGAGAGTGAGAAAAAAACTGGGTTTGACATTGGACAGATTGCTACTGATAATACCAATAGTGAAATTGTTAGTACTGCGAATTTGGAGAATGAAAAATCCGACGAGCAATCTCTTGAAGAAGAGGAGAAGCAGCTCACTGCCATACTTAAAG GTCCGAATCGTGCATTTGGTGACCTAATTGCAGCGTCGGGAATTACTGATGCTATGCTGGACAGTTTGATTGCTCTAAGGGATTTTGAGGGGGTTGAGGGACTGCCTTCTTTAAGTGAAATTGAGGACATACGCTATGAGAAGAACACTAAAAAATCTACTCGAGCGGAAATTGAGCGGCAGAAGCAGGAAGAAGTTGCTAATGCTAGAGTGAGACAAGTTGATGACAAAGGAAGAGCTTATGGTACTGGAAGAAGGAAGTGTAGTGTTGCTCGTGTTTGGATTGAACCTGGTGATGGGAAATTTGTAATTAACGATAAAGAATTTGATGTCTATTTTCCTATGCTTGATCATCGAGCTGCCCTATTACGACCTTTTTCTGAGACTAAGACCTTGGGTCTTTGGGATATTAAGTGCACTGTACAAGGAGGTGGTACTACAG GTCAAGTTGGAGCTATTCAGCTAGGAATCAGCAGGGCCATGCAAAATTGGGAACCAGATTTACGTGCTCCCCTCAGAAACG TTGGTTTCTTGACGAGGGATCCTCGCGCTGTTGAAAGGAAGAAACCAGGAAAAGCCAAGGCAAGGAAAAGCTTCCAATGGGTCAAGCGTTGA
- the LOC126667625 gene encoding uncharacterized protein At4g29660 isoform X2, which yields MASYLWRKYADYVYTKWERTLLWDMIEPYRRPKSFTPLVTIYVAAFYTGVIASAITEQLHKEKYWEDHPGEMVPLMKPKFYSGPWKILRGEVPR from the exons ATGGCGAGCTATCTATGGAGGAAATATGCAGATTATGTGTATACAAAGTGGGAGAGAACGCTTCTTTGGGATATGATTGAACCGTATAGAAGACCTAAATCTTTTACTCCTCTCGTCACTATTTATGTTGCCGCTTTTTACACCGGCGTCATCGCCTCCGCCATTACTGAGCAGCTCCACAAA GAGAAATACTGGGAAGATCATCCTGGTGAAATGGTGCCTCTAATGAAGCCAAAGTTCTATTCAGGTCCGTGGAAGATTCTTCGAGGAGAGGTTCCCAGATAA
- the LOC126667625 gene encoding PRA1 family protein F3 isoform X1, with product MTTYGTIPAESLPSPNLRVILNAREKIESNLGTIKPWREMLRLQSFELPPTFNEIFQRITTNAAYFRYNYVIVILLILFLSLLWYPISLIVFIIMMAAWLFLYFLRDDPLVIYDMVMSDNAVMTFLLMVTIMLLLLTNVSDNIIISLFIGVMVVVVHGAFRNTDDLVLIEDEGFGSVGVLRSRNNTGVVHLKNAASSSFSAPTRV from the coding sequence ATGACAACATATGGAACAATACCTGCAGAATCACTCCCGTCACCAAATCTACGTGTCATTTTAAACGCGAGAGAAAAGATTGAATCCAACCTTGGTACAATCAAACCATGGAGGGAAATGTTGAGACTGCAATCTTTCGAACTTCCTCCGACATTCAACGAAATTTTTCAAAGGATCACGACAAATGCTGCATATTTTCGTTACAACTATGTTATCGTCATACTATTAATCCTTTTCCTCAGCCTGCTTTGGTACCCCATTTCGTTAATAGTCTTCATAATTATGATGGCGGCTTGGTTGTTTCTGTATTTTCTACGTGATGATCCGTTGGTGATTTATGACATGGTTATGTCTGATAATGCTGTGATGACATTCTTGTTGATGGTTACTATTATGTTGCTTTTGCTTACAAATGTAAGTGACAACATTATCATTTCCCTCTTTATAGGGGTGATGGTGGTTGTAGTTCATGGGGCGTTTAGGAATACTGATGATTTGGTGCTCATTGAAGATGAAGGGTTTGGTTCGGTTGGTGTATTGCGCAGTAGAAATAATACAGGCGTTGTGCATCTCAAGAATGCCGcgtcttcttctttttctgcaCCTACCCGTGTTtag
- the LOC126667623 gene encoding cytidine deaminase 1-like: protein MDPPRFVIEPSEAESLAQKSGLTITQLLPTLVKSAQSLARPPISNYYVGAVALGSSGRIFFGANLEFPGLPLHHSVHAEQFLITNLSINNEPNPKYVAVSAAPCGHCRQFFQEIRGAPDIQILITGDSNSNNSPNGEIKTFETLSNLLPDRFGPFDLLDKTVPLLLEPRYNNLSLIIRNGGIKINSTNSISDELKLEALEAANLSHAPYSKCPSGVALMDSEGKVYKGSYMESAAYNPSLGPVQAAIVAYMVGGGGGYERIVAAVLVEKEEAAVRQELTARLVLQVISPNCEFKVFHCNSKS from the coding sequence ATGGACCCACCCAGATTCGTAATCGAACCATCCGAGGCCGAATCATTGGCACAAAAATCAGGCCTCACAATCACCCAGCTCCTCCCCACCCTCGTAAAATCCGCCCAATCATTAGCCCGTCCACCCATATCCAACTACTACGTGGGCGCCGTCGCGCTCGGATCATCGGGTCGGATCTTCTTCGGAGCCAACCTCGAATTTCCGGGTCTCCCTCTCCATCACTCAGTCCACGCCGAACAATTCCTCATCACTAATCTCAGCATCAATAACGAACCCAATCCCAAATACGTCGCCGTTTCCGCCGCCCCTTGCGGCCACTGCCGCCAATTCTTCCAAGAAATCCGCGGCGCACCGGATATTCAGATCCTCATCACCGGCGATAGCAACAGTAATAACAGTCCTAACGGAgaaattaaaacgtttgaaactcTGTCTAATCTCCTCCCGGACAGATTTGGGCCGTTCGATCTCTTAGATAAGACTGTTCCGTTGCTTTTAGAACCACGTTATAATAACTTGTCGCTAATAATCCGCAACGGTGGGATTAAAATTAATTCTACTAATTCAATTTCCGATGAATTAAAATTAGAAGCATTGGAGGCTGCTAATCTGTCTCATGCACCGTACAGTAAATGCCCATCTGGAGTGGCATTGATGGATAGTGAGGGAAAGGTTTATAAAGGGTCGTATATGGAATCCGCCGCTTATAATCCGAGTTTAGGGCCGGTTCAGGCGGCGATCGTGGCCTATATGGTGGGCGGCGGCGGCGGATATGAGAGGATTGTGGCGGCCGTGTTGGTAGAAAAGGAAGAGGCTGCGGTGAGACAGGAGCTGACTGCGAGGTTGGTTTTGCAAGTGATTTCTCCCAACTGTGAGTTTAAGGTGTTTCATTGCAATTCGAAGTCTTGA
- the LOC126669092 gene encoding uncharacterized protein LOC126669092 yields MANFMCPKLQQKLPILATVYPSYYFGVATKAQRKLNTRFKAPRRLVLGLGASFWAQFMSSVGGGKSFIASARQKGAIEEVLKNVDWPEQFPFKEEDFQRYDESPDSSFYEAPRFVTHIDDPAISALTKYYNEVFPPSNTPGVSILDMCSSWVSHYPKGYKQDRIVGQGMNEEELKRNPVLTEYIVQDLNVNPKLSFEDNSFDVITNTVSVDYLTKPLDVFKEMARILKPGGLAIMSFSNRCFFTKAISIWTSTGDADHVMIVGSYFHYAGGFEPPQAIDISPNPGRSDPMYIVYSRKASTA; encoded by the exons ATGGCAAATTTTATGTGTCCAAAACTGCAACAGAAGCTACCAATTCTTGCTACAGTTTATCCCAGTTACTATTTTGGTGTCGCTACAAAGGCGCAGAGGAAGCTGAACACTAGATTTAAAGCGCCACGTAGGCTTGTTTTAGGGTTAGGAGCTTCTTTTTGGGCACAATTTATGAGTAGTGTTGGTGGTGGCAAGTCTTTCATTGCTTCTGCTAGGCAAAAGGGTGCTATTGAAGAG GTATTGAAGAATGTGGATTGGCCTGAGCAATTTCCCTTCAAGGAGGAGGATTTTCAGCGCTACGACGA GTCACCAGACTCCTCATTCTATGAAGCTCCCCGATTTGTGACACACATTGATGACCCAGCCATTTCTGCGTTGACAAAGTACTACAATGAGGTTTTCCCTCCAAGCAACACACCAGGAGTCAGTATCCTAGACATGTGTAGCAGTTGG GTCAGTCATTATCCAAAAGGATATAAGCAAGATAGAATAGTTGGACAAGGCATGAACGAAGAAGAGCTCAAACGCAATCCT GTTTTGACAGAGTACATTGTTCAAGACTTAAACGTGAACCCTAAACTTTCATTTGAAGACAATTCTTTTGATGTCATAACTAATACG gTCAGTGTTGATTACCTAACAAAGCCGCTTGATGTTTTTAAAGAGATGGCTCGAATACTCAAGCCCGGCGGACTGGCTATTATGAG CTTTTCCAATCGTTGCTTCTTTACAAAAGCAATCTCAATATGGACATCCACCGGTGATGCTGATCATGTTATGATAGTCGGGTCATATTTCCACTATGCAGGAGGATTTGAACCTCCACAA GCAATTGACATATCTCCGAACCCTGGACGTTCAGATCCAATGTACATTGTTTACTCTAGAAAGGCTTCTACGGCTTGA